Genomic segment of Aphelocoma coerulescens isolate FSJ_1873_10779 chromosome 6, UR_Acoe_1.0, whole genome shotgun sequence:
TTATAGCTCAGCTGTAACGAAAAGGTACAATACAATTGCTCCTACTTCTCAGTCAAATTTCCCAGAACCTGTCTCTCTGTCACAATTTAACTTTTAAATTGAGATgggtttttaaatgaaaatatctaGAATCCTGCTGAAATCTTGCTTTCAACTAAATCTCATATGTCAAATTGTACTGGCTGTACATTAAGTGCTAGAAAGGACTGGTAACAAAAGTCTATGTTAAAAAACACTGTTATATATTTACTAATTACTGTGTATACTTCTCTGATCACCCATCAAGGCAAATATCTAGGTTTGCACCTACCATTCCTTAGAAAACGCCCCTAAATCTTTTACTTTTCCAGGGATTCTGCTGTCTAGTCTGGACTCTGTGGTGCCTGGACAAGTAGTGAACATGGAGCATCACCAAAGGCAGTGAACTGGAGGAACTGAAAGAGCCTTTCTCAGCTGGGGTGTGAGGTGTGGCATGGATAAAGAGGGTCCTGGGAGACACTGTGACAGTGCTTGGGAGCCAAGGCAGAGGTAAGTCCATGTGCTACAGGGATGCCCGAGCACACCCCTCTTCTGTGGCACAGGCTGTAATGTATTAGACCTGTAAATATTAGTATGTGCAGTTAAAAATGAAAGCGAAGAGTTTTTAGCCTTCCTATGTATTCTCTGGCTTGTTGCTTTGGAACAGGAATGCACTGTTGTAGTATCTCTCATATGTTGCCATGTCTTGCTGCTGCTTGGGTTGTCAATGGGTTGTTTTTTTACTGCAGACTATTGAAAAGGGGCCTCGCACGCTACAGACCATATGTGGGAGTTGCTTTCCTAAATACAGTAATAAACAGCCACGAGATGAAATATCCCCAAGTAATGAGATTAGTGACATGGGATAcagctttcaaaaataattacatCTGACACCCTCATCAGCAAGAAGATGTAGGGGCTGCAAGCTCTAAGCTTGGGAACAGTGTATGAAAGATTGGCTTCTCCTGGGAAGGGAGGCACAAGGGAGGCTATTTTTAGTACTtcggaggaaaaaaaaaaaaaaaaaaaaaaaagaaaagctagaATTTAAGCACTCTTCGGTTTGATACCCTCGTTATGGAGGAGATCATggagaaataaagcaaaagcgGGAGTGGAAATGTTACTGAGGATGGAAACTGTGGGAGCAAGAGGTTGAACTGAGCAAAGCGGGAGCGGTAGGGTCAGAACGGAACGAGgtggggcggcgggggggcactcctgtccccctgccacccctcccCGTCCCGTCCTCGCTTGTGCCCGTCGATACAATAACAACCCAGCGACGGCGGAGCAGGCGGTTCCGTTTTCGCGACGGTATATATAGATCAGACACTTTCCAAAAAAAGCAGCGCCGCCGAGTCGCTCTGTTCGGCGGCTCTTTCCACCcgtaattcagaaaaaaaaaaaaaaaacaaacccaaaacaaaactattttttaaaattattttttctttaagaaaggaGAAGCTCTATTCCGTGAATGCGGCTGTTTCCTGACCCGCCGCCGGTTTGCGGTTACGGGCTGCAGAGAAAGTGAGCGGGGTctggcggggcggccccgggacctcctctgcttttccgagcctttttaaaattttccggAACGAGCCCTAAAAGGGcaggcggggcggggccggatcCTCGCCTTTTTAGGACAAGGGCTCCGCCACCGGAATACCCCCCtgggcggcgcggcgggcggcggcgggggccgagcggggccggggcgggtcggggccgcccccgcgggGCGCGGAGGGTGTGCGGAGAGGGGGGgtcggggcgggcgcgggccgGCGGGTCCCGCACGCGGGCGCCCACGTGACCGCCGGGCCCCGTTCCTCAGTCCTTATATGGGCAGTGACGTCCCGGGCATTCAGGGGGCCCCCATAAATAGTTACCGCCAGACTTGTCCTCCAGCGCGAGCTGCGGCGGGAGCGCGGCGCTCCCGGGGCACCGCGGGCACCGCACCGCCGCGACGGGGCGGCCGCCCGCCCGCACATGCCGCGCCGGCTCCCCGCGGTCCCCCCGCGCCGGTAGTGGGAGGCAGGGGGAAGcgccccctcctctccctcccctccccgccccgagCGCCCACCGCCGGCCGGGAGCGCCGCTCCCCCggccgccccgctgcccccaTGATGACAGCCAAGGCGGTGGACAAGATCCCGGTGACCCTCGGTGGGTTCGTGCACCAGCTCCCCGAGGGCATTTACCCCACGGATGACATCTCCGCTGCGCTGCCAACTTCGGTCGCGATCTTCCCCAATGCCGACCTGGCAGGGCCGTTTGACCAGATGAGCGGTGTGGCAGGAGGTAAGAGGAACCCTCGCAGGTGCGGGCCGGGCCGCCCGCGGAGAGCGGCGGGGCGGCGGAGACCCGGGGCGGTGGGCGGGGGTCAAACTGGGACGGGGTGCCGAGACCCTCTCCGGGGCTCCCCCGCTGCCTGGCCGGGGTCCCCGCCGCCCCTCGCGGCAGCCCTACCTCCGCACCCAGCTCGGGGGGGAAAGTTGCAGTTGGCGCGGAGCCCCCCTGCATCCGGAGCGCAACATGTGCgcgccgcagccccgcgctgggccggggcgggcggtgGCTGGGACCGGTGCCGGTCGCCCGGCGGGTGGCGGCGCGGAGGGCTGACCTGCTCCTTGCCCCCCCAGACGGCATGATCAACGTGGACATGGGCGACAAGCGGGCCCTGGACCTGCCCTACGGTGGCGGCTTCGCGCCCAACGCCCCGGCTTCCCGCAACCAGACCTTCACCTACATGGGCAAATTCTCCATCGACCCGCAGTACCCTGGCGCCGGTTGCTACCCCGAGGGCATCATCAACATCGTGAGCGCGGGGATCCTGCAGGGGGTCAGCACGCCCTCCTCCGCCGCCTCCTCCGccgcctcctccgcctcctccgccGCCTCCTCGGCCACCGCCGCCTCCGCCACCTCCCCCAACCCGCTGGCCGGGGCCCTCGGCTGCACCATGGCACAGGGCCAGCCAGCCGACCTGGAGCATCTCTACTCGCCTCCGCCGCCGCCCTACTCGGGCTGCGGTGACCTGTACCCGCAAGACCCCTCTTCGGCTTTCCTGCCCGCCGCCGGCGGCGGGGCACTGCCTTTTCCCCCGCCGCCCTCCTACCCCTCACCGAAGGCGGCGGCGGCCGACGGCGGGCTCTTCACAATGATCCCCGAGTACGGCGGCTTCTTCCCGCCGCCTCAGTGCCAGCGGGAGCTGCACGCCGGCCCCGACCGCaagcccttcccctgccccctcGACTCGCTCCGCGTCCCGCCGCCCCTCACGCCGCTTTCCACCATCCGCAACTTCACGATGGGGGCGCCCCCGGCGGGCGCCGCCCCCGGCAGCGCTCCCGGCAGCGGCGGGGGCGAGGGTGCGGGCGCCCGGCTGCCCGCCGGCGCCTACAGTCCACACCACCTGCCGCTGCGGCCCATCCTGCGGCCCCGCAAGTACCCCAATCGGCCCAGCAAGACGCCGGTCCACGAGCGGCCCTACCCGTGCCCCGCCGAGGGCTGCGACCGCCGCTTCTCCCGCTCCGACGAGCTCACCCGGCACATCCGCATCCACACGGGCCACAAGCCCTTCCAGTGCCGTATCTGCATGCGGAACTTCAGCCGCAGCGACCACCTCACCACCCACATCCGCACGCACACCGGCGAGAAGCCCTTCGCCTGCGACTTCTGCGGCAGGAAGTTCGCCCGGTCCGACGAGAGGAAGCGGCACACCAAGATTCACCTGCGCCAGAAGGAACGGAAAggagccgcggccgccgccggcgGGTGCCCGCAACCCGGCGGAGGGAGCGGCGCCGCCGCCCTGGCCCCCTGCGCGGCGCGGACGAGGACGCCCTGACGGCGCGGGACGCGCAGGACCCagcgcggagccgccgccgagCGCGGTgggcgcggagcggagcggggcccggcggggcgcgACGAGCACCTGGCGGCGCCGCGGGGctcccccgggccggggcgggccggAGCGAGCCGGAGCGGCGGTTGTACATAGGGGCTGCGGCGGGAGGATGGATGCATGCAGTGCCGTCGTGGTGAGGTGTTCTTGGTGCCTTGTGTGGTGTAGAGCCCGGTCCCCTGTCTGCATGTGGGGGGTGCCTTACCTATCCGCTCCGACGACAGCAGCGACACCGAGACCGGAAAGTTTTTCCCTCCCTGGTTTTAGTATGGCTGTACATTTCTGCCTATTaatattgggattttttttttttttagagactATATTTTTGTACgcactggtttggggttttggttttgtttttctttttggtgaCTTAAAAGTGTTCCGTTTGTAGTAGGACTTGGGACAGGATGTAAATACTCGGGCTGGGACCGGCGCCCGTGGTCGGCCGGGACCCAGTGCGCCGCAGGTAACACGAATAATGCACAACCACTAATGGGGGCTGGAAGGAAAGGGGGGTGTCTTTCTGGCCACTCTGTAAATAAACTTTTCGACAATAGGGTAGGTGCTTACAACGTTTATAAAAGACGACAAATAAATCTCTTAATTATGCTAAATTGACATCTTTATTTCCGTAGGTTCCCTGGCCCGACCCAGGGACTTGGTGTCCCCCGGTCATTCCCGACCCGCGCCGGGTCCCGGCGGTGGAGGGCTGCGGGGCAGCCCGGCCCGGGTCTGCTGGGCGTACCGCACCGCCCCGCCCCGCAAAACCTCGGCGTGGAAAACCTGCGGCCCCGGCGTACAAACATTCGCTTTTGGGCGCGGGGATTTCCCTCGGAGACGAGAGACGGGATAATATTAACCAGGGAgcggggtgggtttttttgactCATTCTGTTTTGTTCCGCGGTTACGATCCACCCCAGGCAACCTCCGCGAGTGGGCTCCGGAACAGTGAGTACCGCCGCCCCGACGGCCGCCGCTCGGGGGAAGCGGCTCCCGGCGGCGCGGGGCTGCGCGGGTGGCACCGCGCCCGCGCCCGGGGGCTCTGCAACGGCCCGGGGCGGCGACGCTCACCCCCGCGGCACAGCCGGACTGTTTTTGCTGAACCCACATGGCCGCAATATcgcgcttttttttttttttttttttttttgtaaacttATTTTTAGTTATTGTTTTTTAAGATGTTATCCCGGCCTCGGCCCACCCTCGGGTCCTGCCATCGGTGCAGGGTCGTAAAGGCCCCGCGGGCTTGCTGCTCTGCCACACAGATCCCCGGTGTGGCCCGCACTGCAGAACTGAACTGCGCAGGATGGACCGCACCACTAAtgccacagcccagcagagcagggcaaggGGGTCAAGCCCTTGCAAGGGTGGTTCCCAGCCTCTGCTTGCCCAGGTGTTAGGTCCCGTTGCGCAAagccccagcagcacctgccctTTCTGTCTGATACACCCTGCTCCCCATCTTCTGGAACTTGTGCTGGCTTTTGGGGCAGCTGCTCTTCGCTTTGGACAGGCAGTCAGTGGGAGCTGAAGTGACATATCTGGTTCTGAATCAAGACAGCTTCTAAAGTTGGGCACAGACCAGCCTGTGCAGAAGCCATGCTCACTGCCCCACCATCCACCTTAGCAGCACAAGTAAGCCTTCACGTCCTGGGCTGCAGTTTTGCCACCTGATCCCATGTGGTCCTGGCCCCCAAGAGACCACagcctgctgctggagggacGTCACACAGAAGCTGCGGCCTCTTTGCCTGCTGGGCTTCTGCAGGTACCGCCATGGCCTTGGATAACCACAGCTCAGTCACAGCCAGAGCATCTTGACCAAAATCGGTACCTCAGCTACCCAGACACACAATCCAAGGCTCCCCTTGCACTCTCCAAAATACTGTCTCCAGACATGctacaaagaaaaaacccaaaagcaaaaATGAGGTAACACAGAAATCGTAAAAGAGCTGAACTAAAGAAACTGCTGGTGACTAGTGTACAGCTATGAGAGCACCTCAGATCGTGTAGTATCAATAGTCCTACGCTCCTGTCTCTGCCTTGCAGTGAGAGCCAGCTTCAAAAGCAGCAATAGTGTATGGGCCTGGATTTGCCTGCAGGATTTGGGCTGAGAATCCAGTACTAAGCATTGCCTCCCAAGGAAAGGCCAGTCACACTGTTTGGAGTGTCAGGCAAAAGAAACTAGCACTCTGTACTGTAGTTGGCTCAAGGCTCTAATACTTGTGAAGGAAAGTAATGACTGGTCAGTGCTGAGATATCCTGTATTTATTCTATAATTCAGCAATAACAATTATTTTGCTGTTGTGAAAACACAATAACCAGGCTGTAGAGAAGAATGGCATTACAGACTTAAACCTTCTGCCTACAGATAACCCAGAACATAGGAAGTAAGTTTCAATTAGTGAGTAAGCAAGAAGTTAcacagaggctttttttttaaatgcatctcAGGTTTTCGTTGCtatttttccacttttaaaTACTTTGATACTAACAccttaattaaaagaaaataagaggggaaaaaaagttttgcCATGGTTAACAGCACTCCGCAGAGTGACCATGCTGTCCTCTTCAGAAAGATGCATTATATATTGTCCGATTAAACATCTTGACTAGGTTTTAcacatggaggaaaaaaaattaaaaaccaagcATGGGGAGGATAGAGCAGATGAGATAAAAAATGCTCACTGTAGCAGTTTGTTTTTCCAGTACAGCTGTTTGCATGCACCATGCTATCTTCTTTGTGGACTTCTGAAAAAGGATGACAGTCTTCATGAGCCTTGCAAAGAGGTAGAAACAGGCTGTAACACAGGGAGGCATTGCCTTATAATTAATGACTACATTCGATCAAGAATTGTTACACATTAACTAATGCTAAGCTGCAGGGGAATTCCAAGAAAAACAGGTAATCCAGCTGCAGAAATATCAGACACCTTAAAGTGCTCTGATAAATGGAAATCACCTGAAATAATTTCTACCAATTTTTCCTTGCAAAATAATTAATCCATGCATGCATAATGCTGACTGTATATTACATTCATGCTTTTGCaggccagggaaaaaaaaaaagcagcaatgcCGTCTCAGAATCATTTAAAAATTCACACATACAAGCCACTGTACAGGAAAAACAAGTCTGCTTttataaatacacagaaaagtGAAGCCAGTTGTGGAATGATTTCTGGAGCAGGTTGGTACATCACTTAGGAGGTTGCTACATTGTGTTTTTTTAACTCAAATTCTCACATCATGACTAAGATGGCCAAGGCTGCCCTGGCCTGGGTTTGTGGTAGGAAGTGTGCGTTAGGATCAACAGGCACAAGACCAGTCTCTGCAGTACAGATGGGGCATTTCACCTGTAGAAAAACCTTCTCCTGTGTTAGAAAGAttgcatcccctgccatggacaaaCTGCATCTCCAGACCGCTTCCATCATACAAAGGCGAAATTCATGGTGTCTCTTCTACTCTACGTTTATTGAAAAGCCTTATGAAAAAGTAGTCTTTATAAATAGTATAAAGAGGGAAACTGCAAGGCTTCAAAAGCCTAAAGCGTTCACTTTGTCCATATAAAAACACAGATCACGCTTTGAAGAGAAGACAATCAGGTCAAATCTTATCAGTACCTAGGATATGCGCTGCTGCATATTGAGGGTTTGCAAATACGCCGTGTTTCTAGAATAGCTTCCACAACAGTGGATAGTTGTTTTTTCTCTTATGATGCCCAGTTTCTGCCACCTTCTGCCATCACTGCGTTAGAGGTTCCAAGCGAGGTTAATTAGCAGCTGTCTCCTTCTTGTTGAAGGAAGTATGCATAGATGCACTCAGTAATTCTCAGTTGCAATAGTGAGATCTTGTATGCGACACTTTCAAGAACTGCTGAAAAGTAACTCTGAACCTGACAGTGTCTCTTTGGAGCAGGAATTTCCTTAACTCCAGCCCTGGGGATTGATCACTGGCATTTACTGGAGGCTGTCCTGGCTCAGGAGTTGTTCTGGATTTGCTTTTTACTAGCAGGGTACAGCTCTTCTTCAGAATCACTCTGGAGACAGTCCCCAAAGGCTGTAGCCTGACCAACCCTCTTCCCAGACTCAGTGGGCACAGTCCCCTGGCCCTGTGGTGCCAGCTGGCTCTGGCAGTGGGAGCCCCTCTGGAAAATGCCGGGGCACCCTGCAACAATTCTTATTGCATTTACTCTCCCTTTGGAGCCTGAACCCCCCCTCCCTGATGTGTGGCCCTAACTATTTACACAGGATGCTGGAATATTTCCCCGACCCTTCAGCTGAGCAGCTTAACCGTGCTGCTCCCGCACATCGGCCCCAAGGACATAAACACGTTCTGGCGCTTTATTTCCCCCGACTCACGAAGCCCGCGATCAGAGGAAGACTCTGACCCACGGCGCTCCCGCGTAGCTCCAGCCAGCGCCGGCCGGCACGGAACACCGGGTCCCCGCGGTGCTGCTGTCCGGTGGGCTcggggggcggccgggcggGGTGCGGCGAGCGGCGGGTTCCCCTCTCGGCGGGGCGAGCGCACAACGTCCCcagcggccgccgcccggcccgggcCGCCGGCGGCGACTCAGAGGCAGACGCGGGGCCCAGGGTAGGGCTCACCCCCGCACCAGAAGTCGGCGGCCTGCGGGGTCTCCACCAGCCACACCTCCCGCGGCAGCGCGGGCGGCTCAGCGGCCGCCGGCGGCCCCTCCAGCAGCCGGTAGTAGTGGCAGTCCCGGCCGTGCTGGGGGTCGTAGGGCGGCGCCAGGATGTCGAGGAAAGCGGCGGGCCCGTCCACGGCGTCGATCTGGTGGAGGTTGTCGGTGTGCGGCGAGAGCAGGCAGGGCGGCGAGGCGGGCGTGTAGTGCTGGCGGGAGCGGAAAAGGGCGCGCAGGCACGGCCCGCTGCcagcggcggggggcggcggggcggcggcggccccggcgggcAGCGTGTCCATGCAGGCGATGCGCAGCGTGCCGTACAGCACCTTCAGCATACCGTTCATGCCCGGGTGGTCGTGCAGCGGGATGCAGGCGCCGCTCCGCAGCAGGAACACGCCCATGCTGAAGCTCTCCGTCTCGCAAATGTGCATGTAGCTGACGGGAGGCACCACGCCGGCCCACGGCggacccccgcccgccgccgccgccgcggccgaCGGTCCCCGCGGCGCCAAGTGCAAGTCCTCGGCGCGCACCTcgtccagcagctgctgcaggcggTGCAGGTTCTCCCCGAAGGCCGGGCCCGCCGGGCTGCGGAAGGTGATGCGCGCCTGCCGCGCCACCCGCTGGATCAGGGAGGCCATGTTGTCCCGGGGCATGGCGGCaacggcccggcctggccgcggcgggcggggcccaGTGCCGcttccgccaccgccccccggCCCGCCGCGCAGCCGCGGCGCCGCCGGGCACCACGGGGCTCGTAGTCCGGGCTGGGACCCCGCCAGGGGAACgcggaggaaggaggaggagggcagcagaggtgagggggcgcggggggcccGCGGGGCCGGCCGGTTTCCAGAACTTGTGGCGGCCACCATGGAGCGGTGAGGGGAGACGGGCGGGCGGGAGCGGGCGCTCCCCCGGGGCTGAGGGGTCCCGCTCCCCATGGCGCTGGCAGGGGCACGGCTGTCTGGGGGGCTGCGCTGGGGCCGGGGAAGCCATGGCAATAAGTTGCCCGTGCCGCGTGTTTCCTCCCGCAccgctggggggagggggagggtgaGGAAGCGCAGGAGCAACTTGTTACTTGGCTTGTAGTTAAGCTGTGTCAAACTGAGCAAGGCAGTGCAAGTACAGTGTCATGGACGTATAAAAACTGCATGGAGAAATTGTCTTTTGCCACTATCTGCTTGATATAACCACGCCATTTGGGCAAAGTTACCAGATTTGAGTTTTCTGGCACTGCCTCTCCCATTTCAGTATTGGGTCGAGGTCGTGCTGTACGGCACGCACTGTCCTTCATGCATCTCCCGATGGTCACTTCTGAGTGTGGTTGTGTCTGAATTCGTTATCTTTAACCACAGGTGAACACCGATGAGCACACAGAGTTCCAGATGCTGATCCTCAGAGAATCCACGTGTGACAGAAAGGATGGATAATCTTTTggctcagctccagcctggtgGAGCCTGCCTGTGGTTGTTTCAGGCTAATGTACAAAAAGGGTACTGCTTTTATTCTGCcaggtttttatttaatttgcgTATTTGTGGCAACGGTCCTATTACCTTCTTTCTAATTGGCGTGGCTGGGGGTAGCAGATCGTGCCTAAAAATCCATGCTTTTAAAGTCAGAAATTAACCTGTTagtgctgggatttttttaaacgAGGTTAGGCTCTGGTCACAGAAATATACAGACTCATTCCACTTTGAGTTCTATTCCTTGCATGGGTTTGTAGCATTTAAGTACCATGGAAGGTCTAGGTTCTGAGAAACAGCAGAGTGATAATCAAATATtactccaggggctgcagcctgCCAGGTtaaaagtttcattttaaaactaCGTAAACTAATGGATTTTCTTGATTTCAAGTTGTATGATATGCATTAAACTCAAGTAAGATATACGTGGCTTTACAGTATTCTTATACATTATCATAGAATGGTtggtgttggaagggaccttaaagatcatctgatTCTTGGAACATAGCACCACAGGCAGGGATGCCACCtgctagatcaggttgcttagGACCCCATTAAACCTGGCTTTGAATGCTgctagggatggggcatccacaggtTCTATGGGCAACCTGTTGCAGAATCTTACCACGTGAATGATACACATTCTATATGAGTCAGAAATACAAGTGTTGTGGCATGTAGTTGTGGCCAAGTAGAGGATGA
This window contains:
- the EGR2 gene encoding E3 SUMO-protein ligase EGR2, whose amino-acid sequence is MGSDVPGIQGAPINSYRQTCPPARAAAGARRSRGTAGTAPPRRGGRPPAHAAPAPRGPPAPVVGGRGKRPLLSLPSPPRAPTAGRERRSPGRPAAPMMTAKAVDKIPVTLGGFVHQLPEGIYPTDDISAALPTSVAIFPNADLAGPFDQMSGVAGDGMINVDMGDKRALDLPYGGGFAPNAPASRNQTFTYMGKFSIDPQYPGAGCYPEGIINIVSAGILQGVSTPSSAASSAASSASSAASSATAASATSPNPLAGALGCTMAQGQPADLEHLYSPPPPPYSGCGDLYPQDPSSAFLPAAGGGALPFPPPPSYPSPKAAAADGGLFTMIPEYGGFFPPPQCQRELHAGPDRKPFPCPLDSLRVPPPLTPLSTIRNFTMGAPPAGAAPGSAPGSGGGEGAGARLPAGAYSPHHLPLRPILRPRKYPNRPSKTPVHERPYPCPAEGCDRRFSRSDELTRHIRIHTGHKPFQCRICMRNFSRSDHLTTHIRTHTGEKPFACDFCGRKFARSDERKRHTKIHLRQKERKGAAAAAGGCPQPGGGSGAAALAPCAARTRTP
- the ADO gene encoding 2-aminoethanethiol dioxygenase, whose amino-acid sequence is MPRDNMASLIQRVARQARITFRSPAGPAFGENLHRLQQLLDEVRAEDLHLAPRGPSAAAAAAGGGPPWAGVVPPVSYMHICETESFSMGVFLLRSGACIPLHDHPGMNGMLKVLYGTLRIACMDTLPAGAAAAPPPPAAGSGPCLRALFRSRQHYTPASPPCLLSPHTDNLHQIDAVDGPAAFLDILAPPYDPQHGRDCHYYRLLEGPPAAAEPPALPREVWLVETPQAADFWCGGEPYPGPRVCL